One stretch of Candidatus Brocadiaceae bacterium DNA includes these proteins:
- a CDS encoding sensor domain-containing diguanylate cyclase, with protein sequence MGLNNLLPDEDKHLFVSVQKESEDLKKRFFELYILYRLSKHFNYSIHLEDFYENGLKYLNELLSIHEFNLLLLDDVSKGLKVKIWKSYDTSQEEMKDKVFKIDEGVTGTAVQTGKTAVIQDVKKAENILYYRGEHTAYGSFLSAPLKLKDGKVLGVLNIHKNDTNAFSKNDEIFFNAIARNIAQTIERLKICENLQRMSMHDDLTDLYTRRYFFETSKRECNSAKRYNKIFSLIMLDVDCFKYFNDAHGHRIGDEILKKIAWCLKTTVRQIDVVARYGGEEFTILLPGTDKEGATIIAEKIRALVEKDSGIMTDTNTYIEGITITAGVATYPDDGEELEEILEKADKYLYLGKAGGRNRVVNSALDAASSAQSEKRLIHRQAVALKSVINAKMYPLFFEMKINNDGWKICSLRDISKSGLRGELEYEVKTLGVYECQAILHAEVDKVIPFTIRITHKEKTFHNRYQFGAQVIKHRSSWNKLYSLITH encoded by the coding sequence ATGGGTCTGAACAATCTATTGCCGGATGAGGACAAGCACCTCTTTGTTTCTGTACAAAAAGAAAGCGAGGATCTGAAAAAACGTTTTTTTGAGCTTTATATACTTTACCGTTTGAGTAAGCACTTTAATTATTCCATCCATTTAGAGGATTTTTATGAAAATGGTTTGAAATATTTGAATGAATTGCTCTCTATTCATGAATTTAACTTGCTCTTACTCGACGATGTGTCAAAAGGATTAAAGGTAAAAATATGGAAATCATATGATACTTCACAGGAAGAAATGAAGGATAAAGTATTTAAGATTGATGAAGGAGTTACGGGTACTGCTGTTCAGACCGGCAAAACAGCAGTGATACAGGATGTAAAGAAAGCAGAAAATATTCTTTACTATAGGGGAGAACACACGGCCTATGGTTCCTTTCTATCAGCGCCTTTGAAATTAAAAGATGGAAAAGTCCTCGGAGTCTTAAATATTCACAAAAATGATACAAACGCCTTTAGCAAAAACGATGAAATATTTTTTAACGCTATAGCAAGAAACATTGCCCAGACAATAGAACGATTAAAAATTTGCGAGAATTTACAAAGAATGTCCATGCACGATGACTTGACGGATCTCTACACAAGGAGATATTTTTTTGAGACCAGTAAGCGGGAATGTAATAGCGCAAAGAGGTACAATAAAATCTTTTCCTTAATTATGCTGGATGTGGATTGTTTTAAGTATTTTAACGATGCGCATGGACATCGGATCGGTGATGAAATTCTTAAGAAGATAGCCTGGTGTTTAAAGACAACGGTAAGACAGATTGATGTTGTTGCCCGGTATGGAGGAGAGGAATTTACCATACTCCTTCCCGGAACGGATAAAGAAGGTGCTACCATAATCGCGGAAAAGATCAGGGCATTAGTTGAAAAGGATTCCGGTATTATGACTGACACAAATACTTACATCGAAGGAATAACAATTACTGCGGGAGTTGCCACATATCCTGATGATGGGGAAGAGTTAGAAGAAATACTTGAGAAAGCAGATAAATACCTCTATCTTGGAAAGGCAGGCGGCCGCAATAGAGTTGTTAATTCGGCATTGGATGCCGCGTCATCCGCTCAATCTGAAAAACGATTAATTCATAGGCAGGCAGTGGCTTTGAAGTCCGTTATCAATGCAAAAATGTACCCTCTGTTTTTTGAAATGAAAATAAATAATGATGGTTGGAAGATATGTAGTTTGAGGGATATCAGTAAGAGCGGATTAAGGGGTGAACTGGAATACGAAGTTAAAACGTTAGGTGTCTATGAATGCCAGGCGATTCTTCATGCAGAGGTCGATAAAGTTATTCCCTTTACGATAAGGATAACACACAAAGAAAAAACGTTTCATAATAGATATCAATTCGGCGCCCAGGTGATTAAACACCGTAGTTCATGGAATAAACTATACAGTTTAATAACACATTGA
- a CDS encoding M20/M25/M40 family metallo-hydrolase — MIKTVAAFFLLFLSIATAAGSPSFVHHELKVNLDPENRSLEVEDMITVPESQLRNEIHFMLHTNLDPVSNTRGVIIKGAKDMGTSVGFKNESEEMPFRYYSVQLPQNHQGDFTLSLSYSGTIHHSIKQLSEEYERSFSVTRGIISQEGVYLGGSAMWAPSFHDTLVTFNITVSLPESWDVISQGNRTMHMQKNNKRYVRWESPNPVDEIYLIGGKFTEYIQPAGTVTTMVFLRKPDDTLANKYLETTAQYLEMYQKLIGPYPYKKFALIENFWETGYGMPSFTLLGPRVIRFPFILHSSYPHEILHNWWGNGVFVDYEGGNWCEGLTAYLADHLIKEQRGQGVEYRRSALQKYTDYVKKSSDFSLKSFRSRHNASTEAIGYGKSLMMFHMLRQETGDDLFVKGLQAFYQKNTFKKATFDDIRITFEEVTGKDFKWFFEQWSTRAGAPELELSEVMVKPEDTMFELSFTLTQTQKGPPYKLNIPVAFHLDEEQKAMVKKLEMKQLTQKYTLSVPSNPLRIDVDPQCDVFRKLHRSETPPAFSQAFGAEKVLIVLPSKEQKGLREGYRQLANTWKKDVCFDNDLKEIPNDRAVWLFGWDNAHRKNIVESLKNYHASIDHDSVSIHKITLPKQDNSFVIAVRNPDNPDGVVVWLTADDADALPGLGRKLPHYGKYSYLAFEGTEPTNTEKGQWQVVGSPLRVNVYKDEGSQPTVIEGELPARNALANLPPVFSGRRMLEDISYLASKELQGRGFGSQGLDMAADYIRKQLKAAGLQILTQQWEESGGEGNHTANLKNVIGIIPGNRTDWEGQSVVICAHYDHLGLGWPDAHKGNEGKIHPGADDNASGVAVLLELARVLGTITPGRTIIFAAFTGEESGLRGSRYYMEQMKKYPADKIMGAINLDTVGRLGEKKLLVIGSGSAHEWRHICMGVGFVTGVDAELVTQDLDTSDQANFIDNGIPAIQLFTGPHADYHRPGDTTEKIDVDGLVKVATFTREATLYLVERENPMTFTGKDAVGSKVPHQKTGRKVSTGIMPDFSFSGNGVRITEISSDSPAIKAGLQKGDIIIRVDTIHAENLKAYSDALKRYAPGDTVTISFLREGRESKTSLTFVEH; from the coding sequence ATGATAAAAACAGTTGCGGCTTTTTTCTTGTTGTTCTTGTCTATTGCAACGGCTGCAGGTTCTCCTTCATTCGTCCACCATGAATTGAAGGTCAATCTCGATCCTGAGAACCGTTCTCTTGAAGTAGAGGATATGATAACTGTCCCGGAAAGCCAACTTCGGAATGAAATTCATTTCATGCTCCACACTAATCTTGACCCTGTCTCCAATACCAGGGGAGTAATAATCAAGGGAGCCAAGGATATGGGAACTTCCGTTGGCTTCAAAAACGAATCGGAAGAAATGCCATTCAGATATTATTCTGTTCAATTACCTCAAAATCATCAGGGTGATTTTACTCTGTCTCTCTCTTATAGCGGCACAATTCACCATTCCATAAAACAGCTTTCAGAAGAATATGAAAGGTCGTTCAGTGTAACACGGGGAATTATCTCTCAAGAGGGAGTCTATTTGGGTGGTTCTGCAATGTGGGCGCCCTCGTTTCACGACACATTAGTTACTTTTAACATAACCGTTAGTTTGCCGGAATCCTGGGATGTAATCAGCCAAGGGAACCGCACCATGCATATGCAAAAAAACAACAAAAGATATGTGCGCTGGGAGTCACCAAATCCTGTAGACGAGATTTATCTTATCGGGGGTAAATTTACGGAATATATCCAACCTGCCGGCACGGTGACTACCATGGTTTTTTTGCGCAAACCGGATGACACACTTGCAAACAAATATTTGGAAACTACTGCTCAATATCTGGAAATGTACCAAAAGCTGATAGGACCTTATCCCTACAAAAAATTTGCGCTGATCGAAAATTTCTGGGAGACAGGGTACGGCATGCCCTCTTTCACTCTGCTAGGACCAAGAGTGATCCGTTTTCCCTTTATCCTCCATTCTTCATATCCGCATGAAATCCTCCATAACTGGTGGGGCAATGGCGTATTTGTTGATTATGAGGGAGGGAATTGGTGTGAAGGCCTGACCGCTTACCTGGCCGATCATTTAATTAAAGAACAACGGGGGCAAGGGGTTGAATACCGACGCTCTGCCTTGCAGAAGTACACTGATTACGTAAAAAAAAGCAGTGATTTTTCCCTGAAATCTTTTCGTTCCCGTCACAATGCATCCACAGAGGCAATTGGCTACGGTAAATCCCTGATGATGTTTCATATGTTACGGCAGGAAACAGGAGACGACTTGTTCGTTAAAGGGTTGCAGGCTTTTTATCAAAAAAACACATTTAAAAAAGCGACCTTTGATGATATACGGATTACTTTTGAAGAGGTTACGGGAAAAGATTTTAAATGGTTCTTTGAACAATGGTCAACACGCGCAGGCGCTCCGGAGCTAGAATTGTCAGAGGTGATGGTGAAACCGGAGGATACCATGTTCGAGCTATCATTCACCCTGACCCAAACCCAGAAAGGCCCTCCGTATAAACTGAATATACCCGTTGCTTTTCATCTGGACGAAGAACAAAAGGCAATGGTCAAAAAACTGGAGATGAAACAACTCACACAGAAATACACATTGTCCGTACCGTCTAATCCTTTACGCATTGATGTCGATCCTCAATGTGATGTGTTTCGAAAACTTCACCGGAGTGAAACACCACCCGCGTTCTCTCAGGCATTTGGCGCGGAAAAGGTGCTGATCGTTTTACCTTCAAAGGAGCAGAAAGGACTACGGGAAGGATATCGTCAGCTTGCGAATACGTGGAAGAAAGATGTTTGTTTTGATAACGATTTAAAGGAAATTCCCAATGACCGTGCCGTCTGGTTATTCGGCTGGGATAACGCCCATCGTAAAAATATTGTTGAGTCTTTAAAAAATTATCATGCCAGTATTGATCATGACTCAGTCAGCATTCATAAAATCACCTTGCCAAAACAGGATAACAGTTTTGTAATAGCAGTGCGAAATCCTGACAACCCCGATGGTGTAGTGGTTTGGCTGACTGCAGATGACGCGGATGCCCTGCCTGGTTTGGGACGCAAATTGCCACACTATGGGAAATACAGTTACCTCGCATTCGAGGGTACGGAACCGACAAACACCGAAAAAGGTCAGTGGCAGGTTGTTGGTTCTCCGCTGCGTGTAAACGTGTATAAAGATGAGGGTTCGCAACCAACCGTCATAGAGGGTGAACTACCGGCAAGAAACGCACTTGCCAATTTGCCGCCCGTATTCTCCGGCAGAAGGATGCTTGAAGACATCTCCTATCTTGCAAGCAAGGAACTACAGGGAAGAGGCTTCGGTTCTCAGGGTCTTGACATGGCGGCTGACTATATCAGAAAGCAGCTCAAAGCTGCCGGTCTCCAGATACTCACGCAACAGTGGGAAGAGAGCGGGGGGGAGGGAAACCATACGGCAAACCTGAAGAATGTCATCGGCATTATTCCAGGCAACAGGACGGACTGGGAAGGCCAGTCCGTTGTCATCTGTGCCCACTACGATCATTTGGGTCTGGGCTGGCCTGATGCACACAAAGGGAACGAGGGGAAAATTCATCCCGGAGCGGATGACAATGCCAGCGGTGTTGCAGTACTGTTGGAACTGGCCAGGGTTTTGGGAACTATAACACCGGGCAGAACAATTATTTTTGCGGCTTTCACGGGTGAAGAATCCGGCCTGCGCGGATCAAGATATTACATGGAACAGATGAAAAAATATCCCGCCGATAAGATCATGGGCGCCATCAATCTTGATACCGTAGGACGGTTAGGAGAAAAGAAGCTGCTCGTTATCGGCAGTGGTTCTGCGCATGAATGGAGGCATATCTGCATGGGGGTTGGTTTCGTAACGGGAGTTGATGCCGAACTTGTGACACAAGACCTGGACACGAGTGATCAGGCAAATTTTATCGATAATGGTATTCCAGCCATACAGCTTTTTACGGGGCCGCATGCCGATTACCATCGTCCCGGAGATACCACTGAAAAAATCGATGTGGATGGCCTGGTAAAGGTTGCAACCTTTACCCGTGAAGCGACGCTGTATCTTGTTGAAAGAGAAAACCCTATGACCTTTACCGGAAAGGATGCTGTTGGTTCAAAAGTACCCCACCAAAAAACCGGGAGAAAGGTGAGTACGGGCATTATGCCGGATTTTTCATTTTCCGGTAATGGTGTACGAATAACGGAAATCTCTTCGGATTCTCCCGCAATAAAAGCAGGGTTGCAGAAAGGAGATATTATTATCCGGGTGGATACTATTCATGCGGAAAACCTCAAGGCATATTCCGATGCATTGAAACGCTACGCCCCTGGCGATACGGTGACCATCTCCTTTCTACGGGAGGGAAGGGAAAGCAAGACCTCATTAACATTTGTTGAACACTGA
- a CDS encoding MFS transporter has product MLHFKNKQEFGWSFYDWANSAFATTIMAGFFPVFFKKYWSHGIEATKSTAILGAANSLSGVIVALAAPLLGAIADCGNNKKNFLAFFAYLGALSTAALFMVQKGEWMQAVFLYVLGAIGFSGSIVFYDSLLPSIAGVNRIDYVSALGYAMGYLGGGLLFGLNVWMVLKPEVFGFTDTNQAMKASFVSVALWWAIFTLPILFFVPEPKRNKENVSGITAIRNGFKQLIHTFRKIRHMKTVFLFLLSYWCYIDGVDTIVRMGVDYGLSIGLEQKTLIVALLVTQFVSFPSALVFGHLGRKIGPKRVIYVTLGVYLCAVSWALRMTQHYEFYGLAVTIGLVQGGIQAMSRSFYSRIIPHDQTAEFYGFYNMLGKFAVILGPVIIGVTGYIFANPRIGIASISILFITGGVLLYFTNEQEGREQVKYLSHIRKV; this is encoded by the coding sequence GTGTTACATTTTAAAAACAAACAAGAATTCGGCTGGAGTTTCTATGATTGGGCAAATTCGGCCTTCGCCACTACAATAATGGCGGGTTTCTTTCCCGTTTTTTTTAAAAAGTACTGGAGCCATGGCATAGAGGCGACAAAGAGCACGGCAATACTCGGCGCAGCCAATTCCCTGTCCGGAGTAATCGTTGCCCTTGCAGCGCCGCTTCTTGGCGCTATTGCAGATTGCGGAAATAACAAAAAAAATTTTCTAGCATTTTTTGCCTACCTCGGTGCGTTGTCTACCGCAGCGCTTTTCATGGTACAAAAAGGTGAATGGATGCAGGCAGTTTTTCTATACGTCCTCGGTGCAATCGGGTTTTCCGGAAGCATTGTTTTTTATGATTCTCTTCTTCCGTCAATTGCCGGTGTAAATCGAATCGATTATGTATCTGCCCTGGGATATGCCATGGGATACCTTGGCGGAGGATTGCTCTTCGGATTAAATGTATGGATGGTGCTGAAGCCAGAGGTCTTTGGTTTTACAGACACAAACCAGGCAATGAAGGCTTCGTTTGTGTCCGTTGCGCTATGGTGGGCCATCTTTACCCTGCCCATCCTTTTTTTCGTACCCGAACCGAAAAGGAATAAAGAAAATGTATCAGGTATTACGGCAATACGGAATGGTTTCAAGCAGTTAATCCATACTTTTCGGAAAATTCGTCACATGAAAACCGTGTTCCTCTTCTTATTGTCTTACTGGTGTTATATTGATGGCGTAGACACCATTGTGCGCATGGGCGTGGATTATGGTTTGTCCATCGGATTAGAACAAAAAACCCTGATTGTAGCCCTTCTAGTAACCCAGTTCGTGAGTTTTCCCAGCGCTCTTGTATTTGGACACCTTGGCAGAAAAATTGGCCCAAAAAGGGTAATCTATGTTACACTTGGAGTATACCTTTGTGCTGTATCGTGGGCATTGAGGATGACACAACATTATGAATTTTATGGACTTGCTGTAACAATAGGACTTGTACAAGGCGGTATTCAAGCCATGAGCCGTTCTTTCTACTCTCGCATAATCCCTCACGATCAAACAGCTGAATTCTATGGGTTTTATAATATGCTCGGTAAATTTGCGGTTATACTCGGACCGGTTATCATTGGTGTAACGGGCTATATTTTCGCAAACCCGCGAATTGGTATTGCTTCGATTTCCATCCTTTTTATTACCGGTGGAGTCTTGCTGTATTTTACGAATGAGCAGGAAGGCAGAGAGCAGGTTAAGTATCTCTCTCATATCAGGAAGGTATAA
- a CDS encoding sodium-dependent transporter encodes MLEKQRWGTRLGLILAVAGNAIGLGNFLRFPVQAAKHHGGAFMIPYFISFLLLGIPLMWTEWSIGRYGGTHGYGTSPGMFQLLWKNRIAKYLGVIGIAGPLAIVIYYSYIASWTVGYSIFSLFKKLPPVERIEGMEKTVAPFSDVLLQYIGTGKFFLVPSFFAYVVFTLTLLVSVFILARGISRGIELLAKIAMPLLFLFAVFLVIRVMTLGSPVHHDYSPLKGLAFLWEPNFSQLLNLDIWLSAAGQIFFTLSLGMGIILTYTSYLREKDDIALSGLTTASTNEFTEVVLGASIAIPATVVIFGVSNAEKIAQEGAFQLAFVSMPAILSFIPQGNLFGFFWFCLLFFAGITSIVGLAQPAIAFLEEEFLVKRKHAAWGIGGFIFLSSHIPIFVKGTLDELDFWVGTFCITVFATIEIILFFWVFGSKKAWREMNKGAEIPIPRIFFYICKYVTPVILLAISAGWMIQFGWQEMIQISLTKWIARSYLIFLFVITGALVHISWKRRRCVK; translated from the coding sequence ATGCTTGAAAAACAACGATGGGGAACAAGACTCGGACTCATTCTCGCGGTAGCAGGAAATGCGATCGGACTGGGAAATTTTTTACGATTCCCAGTCCAGGCAGCCAAACACCATGGCGGCGCTTTTATGATTCCCTACTTCATTTCCTTTCTACTTCTTGGCATTCCCCTCATGTGGACAGAGTGGTCTATCGGGAGGTATGGAGGAACGCATGGTTATGGAACAAGTCCGGGTATGTTCCAACTCCTCTGGAAAAACAGAATAGCCAAATACCTTGGAGTTATTGGTATTGCAGGTCCTCTCGCCATTGTAATATATTATTCATACATCGCCTCCTGGACGGTGGGGTACAGTATTTTCTCCCTTTTCAAGAAATTACCGCCTGTTGAAAGAATTGAAGGAATGGAGAAAACGGTTGCGCCTTTTTCCGATGTTCTTCTACAGTATATCGGTACGGGAAAATTTTTTCTTGTTCCCTCTTTTTTTGCCTATGTAGTTTTTACCCTCACACTTCTCGTGAGTGTTTTCATTCTCGCACGCGGAATTTCCAGAGGAATAGAACTGCTTGCGAAAATTGCAATGCCTCTCCTTTTTCTTTTTGCGGTCTTTCTTGTTATCAGGGTTATGACTCTTGGTTCTCCCGTACATCATGATTACAGCCCATTGAAAGGACTAGCTTTTCTCTGGGAACCAAATTTTTCACAATTGCTCAACCTGGATATCTGGCTTTCCGCTGCAGGTCAGATATTTTTCACCCTGAGCCTTGGAATGGGAATAATACTTACCTATACCAGCTATCTTCGGGAAAAAGATGACATTGCCCTTTCCGGACTTACCACTGCTTCCACAAACGAATTTACAGAAGTTGTTCTCGGCGCTTCCATTGCAATTCCGGCAACGGTCGTTATTTTTGGCGTTTCCAATGCTGAAAAAATTGCCCAGGAAGGCGCTTTTCAACTGGCATTTGTTTCCATGCCTGCAATTTTATCTTTTATCCCGCAGGGAAATCTCTTTGGGTTTTTCTGGTTTTGCCTCCTCTTTTTTGCAGGAATAACATCTATTGTCGGACTCGCTCAGCCTGCCATAGCCTTTCTTGAAGAGGAGTTTCTGGTAAAAAGAAAACATGCGGCATGGGGGATAGGAGGGTTTATTTTTCTCTCTTCCCATATTCCTATCTTTGTTAAAGGCACCTTAGATGAGCTGGATTTTTGGGTGGGCACCTTCTGTATCACGGTATTTGCAACGATCGAAATCATCTTGTTTTTCTGGGTTTTCGGGTCAAAAAAAGCCTGGCGGGAAATGAACAAAGGCGCAGAAATTCCAATCCCCCGGATATTTTTCTATATCTGCAAATATGTGACTCCCGTTATCCTTCTTGCCATTTCTGCAGGATGGATGATCCAATTCGGTTGGCAGGAGATGATACAGATTTCTCTTACCAAATGGATTGCACGCAGTTATTTGATCTTTCTTTTTGTCATTACGGGAGCGCTCGTACATATCTCATGGAAAAGAAGGAGGTGTGTAAAGTGA
- a CDS encoding HEAT repeat domain-containing protein gives MAQEKLDEWIEQVRSNDPTIRSAAAVSLLGLNFREAQESLIKMLGDRNEREDVRISIIKAFGFMRDDRAIYDLINLLDTESEPIRTAATDSLGRLRTNDALQIMIKSMRNHKQTSAVKISLAKALGNTNDRNAVEALIKMLADNDQELREAAKNSLEKITKQATNNNDSSWWKEWWKRNKAKSREQWLEEIVLKQEENSKQLESKIEQLKLEVAQKSIRLIETRAEKMDQKQLADALKSDYPEVRIFAVKELAKIKDPSIPEMLMSAISDTQEEVRIEVVQALGTLGSEKAVQILISALSDESLAVREKAAKALGQREKQDAVDALLSALHVNSNVSVVYAIIEALGQIGNPKSVDHVITFLSHEKPNIRECTAAALGNFRDSRAVEPLITALSDDQERVRWYAADSLGKIGNPTCVDSLITLLADTSARVRESAVTALGQIGNQQAIESLLKTLKDNDSRVAERAAESLINIKEMSFDTMDIIATAFYTNEDYKRAKHLFEKQLERYSNQPQLQEKVLQSKIKLAKIFMTLKDWQEALYLYEEIVERVPGDDAIKRELIRCLKEMQQFDQALEWYSVWITDNPQNKQFCWQGRLDIARTMYEQERFDKVKEVIESLKMDDPALGGEEIRAQFESFGK, from the coding sequence ATGGCTCAAGAAAAGTTGGATGAATGGATAGAGCAGGTTCGTTCCAACGATCCAACAATTCGTAGCGCTGCCGCAGTTTCTCTGCTGGGGTTAAATTTTCGGGAAGCCCAGGAGTCATTGATAAAGATGCTGGGAGATCGCAATGAACGTGAGGATGTTCGTATTTCTATCATCAAGGCATTTGGATTCATGAGGGATGATCGTGCCATTTATGATTTAATCAATCTACTGGACACTGAATCAGAGCCGATAAGAACAGCGGCAACAGACAGCCTTGGTAGATTGAGAACAAATGATGCCTTACAAATAATGATAAAATCTATGCGTAATCATAAACAAACGAGCGCGGTAAAGATTTCATTAGCAAAAGCGCTCGGTAATACGAACGACAGAAATGCTGTTGAAGCTTTAATTAAAATGCTTGCCGATAATGATCAGGAATTACGGGAAGCCGCAAAAAATTCCCTGGAAAAAATTACAAAACAGGCCACCAATAATAATGATTCCTCCTGGTGGAAAGAGTGGTGGAAACGCAATAAGGCAAAATCACGAGAACAATGGCTGGAGGAAATCGTTTTAAAGCAGGAAGAAAATTCAAAACAACTGGAGTCGAAAATAGAACAACTGAAACTTGAGGTGGCTCAAAAATCGATAAGATTGATCGAAACCCGTGCTGAAAAAATGGACCAAAAACAACTGGCTGATGCCCTGAAAAGTGATTATCCCGAGGTGCGAATCTTTGCGGTAAAGGAATTAGCAAAGATCAAAGACCCATCTATACCTGAAATGCTGATGAGTGCTATTTCAGATACACAAGAGGAGGTTCGTATTGAAGTCGTTCAGGCGCTTGGAACACTTGGTAGTGAAAAAGCTGTTCAAATCTTAATATCGGCTTTGAGTGATGAAAGTCTGGCCGTCAGGGAAAAAGCGGCAAAGGCCCTTGGCCAACGAGAAAAACAGGATGCCGTTGATGCATTATTGTCCGCATTGCATGTCAACTCAAACGTGTCCGTTGTTTACGCAATTATTGAAGCGTTGGGTCAGATAGGGAATCCCAAGTCAGTTGATCATGTAATTACATTTTTATCGCACGAGAAGCCAAATATAAGAGAATGTACCGCTGCTGCCCTTGGAAATTTTCGTGATAGTCGTGCTGTAGAGCCATTGATTACAGCCCTGAGTGATGACCAGGAACGTGTGCGCTGGTATGCGGCGGATAGTCTGGGAAAAATCGGTAATCCAACCTGTGTTGATTCACTGATAACCCTTCTTGCAGATACTAGCGCTCGGGTTAGGGAGTCCGCGGTGACTGCCCTGGGACAAATCGGCAACCAGCAGGCAATTGAGTCGTTACTGAAGACGCTTAAGGATAATGACTCGCGAGTGGCAGAGCGAGCTGCTGAATCGCTTATAAACATTAAGGAAATGTCCTTTGATACCATGGATATTATAGCGACCGCCTTTTACACAAACGAGGACTATAAAAGGGCAAAACACCTCTTTGAAAAACAACTTGAAAGATATTCAAACCAACCGCAATTGCAGGAAAAAGTCCTCCAGTCAAAAATCAAATTGGCAAAAATATTTATGACCCTCAAGGATTGGCAGGAAGCTCTTTATCTTTATGAAGAAATTGTCGAACGCGTTCCAGGTGACGATGCCATTAAGAGAGAGCTTATCAGATGTTTAAAAGAAATGCAACAATTTGACCAGGCATTGGAGTGGTACTCGGTCTGGATTACCGATAATCCTCAAAACAAACAGTTCTGTTGGCAGGGCCGATTAGATATTGCAAGAACAATGTATGAGCAGGAGCGGTTTGATAAAGTGAAAGAAGTTATAGAGAGTTTAAAGATGGATGATCCCGCCCTGGGCGGAGAAGAAATCAGGGCACAGTTTGAATCATTTGGTAAATAA